GTTTAGGTGCATATAACCTGTAGTGTAACTCTGGAGCACTTTTCCCTACATAGCTCCAGAGCCACCGAGAAGTAAACGACGCTAAAGTGCTTTTATGAGACTTGATGCAGAGATCCCCAAACGATAGCGTTGTGTTACAACGTCATAAACATGAAAAGGACATAAAGCCGTTAAGATGTTCAGGTGAGAGCTAATGCAATTATCATTTTAAAGGGTCACAAAGTAAGATGGCTCTTTAAGTCCAAGTGCAGCTCAAATTTCAAGATCAGTGGAAGCTTTAGGGTGTTAAAGTCTGTGTCTGTTAAACAAGTTATGTGTAACATTAAAAGTCTTGGAGCGACATACTATGTGCTGTCAAAATGTCTCATGCTAGATTTGACACTGATTCCATGCATTTGTAAACTTATAGTGGCTAGATGATAAACAATCATAACGTGTATTAATTTTGTGTTTAAATGATGACCTTATTGTCAAAAACAACAGTCCAACCAATCAACTCAACCCTTCTTGTTTTATAAGTGGTTTAAGCAACCAAGAAGTGATCACTTTCACCAAGAAGCTGTCCCATTAAAAGCGATAGTCCCTTGAAGTGTGGTTGTGTGGGTTATTTATGATTGactaatattgtatttggtgcccTTTGAACAAAACAAATTAGTTCTGTTGGATCAGACAAGCTAACAGCTGGTCACAACAACcgcaccagttatgaaatgttcTACAAGGATCTGCTGTGGAAATTTAGAGAattgaggtttttttttaatcctCCCGCTGTCCTATATCGGGTGAACCCTCCAGGACAGGGTCAGACTCACCACCACATCTGGATTATGAAGAAACTGGGAAAAAATAATAGTAAATTAAAATAGTTCCATTAGAAATGTGGGAGGGTTCAGACAGGTAAAGGTTGAACATGACGAcccaagcgacatctagtgtgtagaggttgtagttgcaacaatagaacaaggttccCCGGCCATGGAGATACCAGGTTCGTTGTCatgtgaattttttttatttgggtccacCTAAACTCTGGTTTTAGGTCTTTTATGGCTGCTTCTCCTCTGAGAAGGATaatgacatcttctgggctcagaagcagctgcttgacttgccaagTCCACCATTATCCACAGGGCCAGCCTTGCTGTCCCGAGTGGACTGACTGTTTAGCATcccgcaatggtgccctctattggctggtaggtgTCAACATAAATCCAGTGTCGTGCCtatcaaaataaatgtttaattgcttttaattaaaatatagctttaaaAAGAAATACtgaaccttcattctgcacacctctaaactccgtatggagttttttttaattatagcTTTTCATTAAATTGTCCCATATTCAACCTTCAAAACACTTTGTAACTGGTTTCACTTAAAGTAGCTAGTAGATGCATACTCAGACAGCTGTGTTGTACCAACTAAGGTTGTTCAAAGAGCAATTTATAGCGTGTAAGAAATTTTATAGCACAGATCTAAACTACCCCTTTAATATTTGTTACCAACATTTTTGTAAAACTTTCAAATGTGGAGCTGTAGTGTTCCTCTAAgctctaaaaataaaaatatcccCCTCTAGGCCACATTTGTGATGCCCTTTTGTTACCCCGTTCATGCCCCCTCtaaaaaaatagaattaaaaaaatGATTCTTACTCCGAGATTTTCGCAAATGTTGGCAGTCCTGTTTAGGTGCCCCTGAATTATTTCAAGTAACTAGGGCTCAAATTATTTTGTGAATGAGAATAATTTCTCCAAAGGAAGCAAAAACTCAGGTGTTATGCTTCTGAGTCACAAGTCATATGTAGCCTAATTATATTGTTTAATACCAAAAGAACGAAGAATATTGACTCTGTTGTGATTAGAGCTGCCATACATTTTTGTTTCCTAAATCAACTCTGGGGAAGGGATCGAGGTTAAGGCACTCGATTGGTCGAGTCTTCTTGCAGGTGTAGTGAGGCGGAGCTATCGAGCTGTATCGACTGATCTGTAAACACGAGTTTCGTTAAAGTTTCTGGGGCTGGTTTAGTAACCAGGTTTCGGTTTTAAACCAGAGTGTTTTGCCTTCAGCGACGAGGCTAATTAACGGGAACTAAAGCTGGAAATTTCCAGTTTCCCCTGGTCAACGTGGTCTGGGACAAACGTAGCCTACCTGCCGCTCCCTTTTGATAACTACCTAACTCTTCTCTTCCTGCTGTTGAACTCTGCCCATTATGCGTCAGTGGGTAATGTAGAATGATATAATTCCTGTTTAGATGTAAAGGTGTTCAGACAGGTGGATTGAAGGGCCTTTGGAGCACCGTGTGTTCTACACGGCTGACGCACAGGTGCGTTATCATGTTGTTTGGTTTGTTCGTTCTCCTTCAACTACTGAGCGGCGGACATCTGGCCTGTACGAGGAAGTTACTCTCCGAAAATGAAGGATCACAAGACCAAAAAGGTGAGCGGGAATTTTTCTGTCCCACTCATTCTCCTCACAAGTTCAAAATGGCATGTTTAATTAAAAATGCGTGTTTGTGCGTCAGTTTTTGTCGATGATGGGAACGCAAACGAGTTCCTGGGTCGCCACCTGCTGTTCAATCGTTTTGACTTCGAGATGTTCACTcctgggaatctagagagggagtgTTATGAAGAAGTTTGTAACTATGAAGAAGCGAGAGAGGTCTTTGAAAACATCCCCCAGACGGTAAAGTCATGATTTCTAACCACAGCTTCTCATCACAGCTCAGCTTCCTGAGgattgttggttttttttctgtTGCAGGATCAGTTTTGGAAGAAATATACACAAGGTAAGAGAAATGCTAAATATAATTATTGATCAAATATTTAGAAAACAAAAATACATGTTATTTAATCTGATAAAGCACAACCCTGATACATAACAGAGTATGTTGTTTACAAAGATCTGTTACCACAGGAATAGCAGCTGTGGTGGTACTTAAAGGCCAGGTCACATGACTCTCCACTTATTTTTACTAGTGTAAGAAAATACCACAGACATTCTTTGGTATTTTATCACAAGGATCTCTCTTTCTCTACGTGAGACAGACCTCCATATCGTGAGTTTATTGTGAACTAAAATAATTCAAGCAGCATTTGGAAGTGAAATTAAATGGTGCTTTCAAAATCAACTTTAACGTAGAGATATTCTATGTATGAATTAAAGGTGGGGTCGATGATGTTTTTCTGGAGGATTTTTTGCCATATTGCATGAAATGTTCTTCACATACAAATGACAACCAAAAAAAAAGTATGTTTGAAGTGTACAATCTTAGAAAAACTGCATCCATTTATCATGAATGTCCTGACCAATCATGAGCTTGCGGATAGTTAAAAAATTGGGGCATGTCTCCCACCACCCTCTATGAGCCAGATGGAGAGCTCTCGTGCCGATGcatgatggcgttgcgtgtctccgtcccAACGCAGACGGGAGAAGTTGAAAAAAGCTTTACTTGGGTGTGTTACGTTTGGAATTATAGCAGAAGAGGTGTTTGACAGTGTCTGTTGCATCTTCTATAGTATGTGGGTGTGAATTAGTGGTGGGGCCTGAAAAAAGGGGGTTGGGCTTTTGATTTGTGCTTTCGTTTAAATTTAGTTTGCTCATTTATCTACCTTTTAAGAAGTAGCTAAGATTTCTCTTTTGCTTTGTACCTTTAACAATGACCTAGCCGTGTTTTGATGTGATCAGTATCATATCTGTTTCATCATTGGTCAATCCTTCCCAAGATTATAGAGCTACACATTTTTTTAACATCAAGATTTAATAACAGGTGTGAGGATGTTTAGATGGCTTTTCTGCTGGTCTAATTTTAAATAAAGGATTTCGCTCGTCAACAGATCACTCAAACAACCCGTCTCGAATCGATGTGACGGCGCTCTTGGTGGGACTGATTTCATCTGCAGTGGCTGTTGGTATAGTTAGCATCTTGATCTGGTATTACTGTAGCAGCAGACTCAAAGGAAACTTAAGCCGTTCAGGGTAAGTAAGAGATAACTTATTCATGTGTGATTGGTATTCATTTGAATCTCTCAAAGATTtagtttcttttctaaactttatTGGAAAAATTTCACACATTTAATAAAAGATGGAAAGAATGTCTGCAAATGAAATGAAAAGTAGCTTCCTGCAGAGCTGAATCTGCTGCTCTGAAACTCTTAAGTTGTCcataaaatttgttttaaaacAGCAAAAAAACACATGAAGTGTGGTATCAAGTGGCTTTTCATTCTAACCTCAAACCTTGACAAAACAGGAGGAGGTGGGATTTTCTATGTTTGGATAATCTTAGTTTAAACCTGGAAGTGAAATAACTTTTACAGCCTACAGAAATAGCAAAGATTATTTCATTCAAGCTTTTAAATAATTCAAAATATTTGTTTATTGTATCTGGGATTAGTGATTTGACTATTAATAGGGAATGGCTCTCtttgaagctcggtcatctgggaggggcttggagtagatccactgctcctccacatcaagttgaggtggcttgagcatggttagggtgcctcctggatgcctccctggtgaggtaattttctgggcacgtccaaccgagaaaagacttaaaggaagacccaggacacgcttgagggactatgtctctcggttatccagggaacgccttaggattcccctggaggagctggcccaagtggctggggagaggaaagtctgggcctcgctgcttaggctgctgcccccgtgacccgaccccggataagtggacaaaaatggatggatggcgtTCTGTTTTTGGTCCTATAAAACATACTTTCCTAGTCTTTTAGAAACTTTTTCAGATTAAGCTATAAATCAATTTTTTGCCCAAAATATAGCaagttatatataaatatatatttttacttgTGACATCTTTATAAACATACTTCCCTTTTTCCTGAATTTTGCCCatgttctgtttataaatgtttcCCAGCATCTGACTCGCATGCTTTAAAATAAGTTTTCTTATTATGTCAGTTCTTCCAGTTGCTAATTTACAGTAAACACAGCACTGAGGAACCATATTatacctgcttattttcatccgGAGCAATGGGGACGTTTACTTTTCCACGTTGTACTCGCCCATTTTCTAATGTTAACTCTTCCACTCCCCTCTCAGCTCTCGTCAGAGTCAGGCACGTCCCAGGAGGAGCAACGCCTCTCTAATAATGCGGAGGTTGGACGATGTCACCAGAGATCCAGACCCCCCACACCCTCCTGGGGAAGGAGATCCTCTTGGTCTCCCCTCATATGAACAGGCCATCTCAGGAAATGGACCACATGATGCCCCACCTCCTCCCTATCCTGGGTAATGGGTTccattttgtttttacttttaaagagcaagtcacccccaaataaacatttttttttgctgataaactaaataaacgagtgtctaatcgtgctgcagacacgtgtcgtcaataatttggcacttcagtgcatcttagttaaaatttaaatattctgcctaaaactggcagtgctgtgccgttgtcaggtaaaaactctgcactgtattttaatttaaacctgccactgctattggctaagaggtatgctatgatgtaaactggtacattatgatgtcacaatgctgtcgtgagcctgtgtgtgtgtatttgttagcagctccgccttctcggtctgccacagcatttgttgcatttttgaaacatgaagtgggagtggagttagtctctggtaggggttgacttgctctttaaaggtgtggaacactaaaaacctattttttaatgattatttctgattataatcagtcactctgaggtttttatgcaggctgaacatgaaaatagtctcctgcacctgcattagcttctgactgaaaatagacagtgaaactgtaggatttgaaaagcctgacagatctacatccagCACTCgcttggactcgcccatcttggctcgtgacggggaaggctgttgttttagcgtctagcATTGAACGTTTTGGCTagcaaaagctaactgttagcattaacaactccaccacacagcagaagctccttcaggcttgtggtatttgtggagataaaacaaacaTCCGTGtcacagagcaaatggagtcagtggtggagtcgccttgctgtcatccaatccgaggcaagatgtccaaatatcagtaagTAAGACTTCAAAGCCCGCTGTCTGCTGCAGCAGATTTGTCCATGCTGATCCACTTCTGCCCCCCAATCTCTCGAGTATGacgtgcaaggcattcattcctaccagagaccaccgcaaatgtatagaataaacaagtgttcaacacctttaaaaatattttcagtaacatttataaaacGTCTTATTACATGAATTTGACCTTAATTTCACTCTTTTCCTTTTTAGATCAAGACCTGGGACTCTAAGTCGGTAGTATCTTCTTACAGCTGGACTACCAAAGTGACTCGTGTTCTAAAATTTTTATCATTGCATGAAGTTAAATGGTGACTTTCTGGTTTCTTGTAATATTTGGGCGTATTTTCCCACGTGTGCATAAAATCTAGCCCATGAATTTAGATGACTTTTAAATATTGTCTATTTTGTATGATCTGTGGCTCAAAATAAATGAAAGGTGATAAATTATATTAGGGAAGTATGTTTAATAATCCTTTTAGTTTGGGATTATCTGGACCACTCGTTCATGGCTCCAATCTTTCATTCGTTCATTATGTTTATTTAACAGGGTCAGATACAAGAACATAAACTGTAGAACCACAGCTCCGTGTTTGTTGCAGTGTTTTTATCAATGGCTCATTTGCAGCATTTGTCCCTAGATTGGCTTTCAAAACTGTTAAAAAGAACAGAAGACAAAATTTCAAACAGTAAATTAAGAATACACAATAAGCTGTTGAAAGTTATGACAACCAGTTTGAGACACACACGGAGTGATCACAGCAAAGGGAGAGAtcattagggttgggcatcgtttgattttgaacaattctgattccaattcctcgtttcgattccggttcctatccatTTCCGAttatttcaagacatgacatgttttccatgagctagctaaccataggtcctacttgatgaaataatcttaacttcaacatgaattttaattctatgaacaataacatcaccttcatttagacaaaaacatgttttggagaaaaaagaagacgacttgcagcacaaccagtgtgtttgtttctgaccacaaccaaagtctggaagaagcctctgggatgagaggctaaatgtctccaacatatccagaaacgtccagctgttttcctacctgcagcagcattcagtcagaacaggaagtgaaacttaaatgaagctgcagtcagtaacaatctaacagattttaaacattaaaactcaagtaATGACTTATGTGCTTTTGTGCGACCGCGGGAGCGAGGAGCCGGCCAGGGGAGAACCAACCGACTGGCGGCAGCAGCAGGATGAACTACGCTGCTGATAAGTTCTGAGAATTAAATGTGTGTGAAAGTGGAAACGTCGGTGTGGTGTGTAGATTTGTGTGTGAACCGCGGTAACTGTCTTGTTGCAATAATTACACAAAAGATGTTGTGTAATTGGAGTGGGCAGCTGCTAATGGCGTTCATTTGTGTTTATGTTCGTCAGAATAAACGGCGCATCATTAATCTCCAAAGACAAGTGGTGTCACAGCGATCGTTCAGCATTGACCCGCAAAACCTAAACGAGATCCGATTACACCGTCGGCTCAGCTGTATGAAGTGCAGACAGTCACtggtgtcaagccagcctccagttggagacttgcagtcaagccagcctccagtttgttttctgttccccgtctattcaagttattacgggaatggatgtggaaaccggatttcaaaataaaactcaacttggagtgaattatcagatattttaagaacataatagcaaataatttaggcttgttcactattagcgccctgtcaatatcaaggcaatcttattttggatttcaaagtaaaagccctgtgaattttgttttttttaactactCTTTCAATGACTTCAGAATGCTCTTAAAAGCAAAAGTAATATTTCCAAAGAGCAGTTGCATTTTGTATCAACACTATCAAACCACAGCAATTTGaaattgcccatatttgaccgactcttttaacgatttcaaaatgctctaaaatcgaaagttgctgtttccacagggtaactccactttagatcaacagtatacgctcacagcgcatgcgcaatcatgcatcaacaccgctcgcccgctatttctctAGTAACACGTTCGTTTTtagttctacacatttttttactcacaaagattgtcaagaaagtgtgtttgttgtgttcatgtgaaattaaactgatcacaaaacacagatttactttaattttgttttcctcatccaacccccataaatccctgtgtgtcctcctgcagcactcccgaaggacaacaggtaagacaagacaaaaaagtctgacgtgttgtgtaaaaacagctattttagcatatttttaggtctgacgtgttgctaccagacgtaccatgtgagcagtcaggtcacctTCGCCTCCGAGAACTGGGCCGTaaagtgtgagcacatg
This genomic window from Nothobranchius furzeri strain GRZ-AD chromosome 9, NfurGRZ-RIMD1, whole genome shotgun sequence contains:
- the prrg4 gene encoding transmembrane gamma-carboxyglutamic acid protein 4, whose amino-acid sequence is MLFGLFVLLQLLSGGHLACTRKLLSENEGSQDQKVFVDDGNANEFLGRHLLFNRFDFEMFTPGNLERECYEEVCNYEEAREVFENIPQTDQFWKKYTQDHSNNPSRIDVTALLVGLISSAVAVGIVSILIWYYCSSRLKGNLSRSGSRQSQARPRRSNASLIMRRLDDVTRDPDPPHPPGEGDPLGLPSYEQAISGNGPHDAPPPPYPGSRPGTLSR